Below is a genomic region from Roseofilum reptotaenium CS-1145.
AGTGCTAAACAAAATAGGGAGATTCGCGCCCAGGAACTCGTCCAGCAACTGGCCACTTATAGTAGTAAAACCGAGGAAATTCTCAGTAATATTGCCCAAGTTAAAGATATGGTCAGTATGAACCAAGAGCGTCAGGAACCGATTTTAAGGTTTGTAGTGGCGACTTATGGACTGACTTGGGCACAAACCTTCGATCGCCAGGGCAAAGAGATGAGCAGTACCTGGGAAAAGACCGGAGAAAATGTGGCTAACAGGTCTGGGTTTCAACAGGCGATCGCCGGTTCAACCTCCATGGAAGCCTTCATTTCCCCAGCCTATAATCAGCCTGTTTTGTGTTCGACGGTACCCATTAGGGAGAAAACGGAGGTGATGGGAGTCCTGCGCAGTTGTATGAATTTAGTCAGCCTCAGTAGCCAACTGCGATCGCTACGATGGGGAAAAACTGGCTATGCCATGCTCTTAGATCGTCAGGGTTACATTCTTGTACATCCCGATGTTACTCTTCTCTCCCAACCCCAATTTATCTCTTGGGAAAATCATCCAGACCTTCAACCCACCCTCACCTCGTCTGGACAGCATTTTGAACGACAAGATCGCGATGGAAATGATTGGTTAGGCTACTCCTTACCCCTGGATAATGGACTGATTCTCCTGCTACAAGAACAAACCCGTGAACTGCGCCAACCCGAAGAGCAATTTTGGCAAATTTCTGTCTATTTAACCCTAGGAACGCTATTGGTCATTGGTGCAGCCGTGTGGTTCATTGCCACCAGCTTCACTCGTCCCATCACCGATTTAATTGTCGTTTCAACAACCCTTTGTACAGGAGAACTAAAGCAGAGAATTCAGGTCAATCGAGAGGATGAAATTGGGATTTTAGTTGATAGCTTTAATCGCATGGCAGACCAGCTTCAAAAGAGTTTTCGTCAACTCGCTCAAGCCAACCAAACTCTAGAAGACAAAGTAACTCGGCGGACAAGGGAATTAGAAACGGCTAATAAAGCCTTATATGCCGCCAATACCACTTTAACCTTTGAATTAGAAAAAGGTCGGCAAATTCAACGCAATTTTTTACCCAAACGAGATGAAGCCAAACCCTTAGTCATTCTTAATCCTCCCCAGTGGGAAGTTTTAGCTTGGTTTAAGCCCGCCCGTCAAGTAGCTGGCGATTTTTATGATGCTTTTGAATTAGAAGAGGACTACATCGGCTTAGTCATTGCTGATATTTGCGATAAAGGAGTCGGGGCTGCCCTATTTATGCCCTTAATTCAAAGTTTAATCCGAATTTTTTCCGGACAAACCAGCTTAGATGGTTTGGTCTTAACTGGAAAATTCACGGTGGATGATATGATCCCTTCCACTGAACACCACAACCTTTATACTGCCGATCACATCAATGCCCTAAAAGCAGTCGAGTTAACGAACCACTATTTAGCCAAAAACCATGGAAACTTAGGCATGTTTGCCACATTGTTTTTTGGTATATTAGACCGAAAAACTGGTAACTTAGTCTATATCAATGCTGGACACTTACCCCTATTTATTCTCAAGTCAAGAGGTGGAATAAAAGAATCTCTACCCCCTACAGGACC
It encodes:
- a CDS encoding SpoIIE family protein phosphatase, with the protein product MKSFSSHSLRFQLTVLVLLAAIPGLLAISWLTRSMATAWMRQSAKQNREIRAQELVQQLATYSSKTEEILSNIAQVKDMVSMNQERQEPILRFVVATYGLTWAQTFDRQGKEMSSTWEKTGENVANRSGFQQAIAGSTSMEAFISPAYNQPVLCSTVPIREKTEVMGVLRSCMNLVSLSSQLRSLRWGKTGYAMLLDRQGYILVHPDVTLLSQPQFISWENHPDLQPTLTSSGQHFERQDRDGNDWLGYSLPLDNGLILLLQEQTRELRQPEEQFWQISVYLTLGTLLVIGAAVWFIATSFTRPITDLIVVSTTLCTGELKQRIQVNREDEIGILVDSFNRMADQLQKSFRQLAQANQTLEDKVTRRTRELETANKALYAANTTLTFELEKGRQIQRNFLPKRDEAKPLVILNPPQWEVLAWFKPARQVAGDFYDAFELEEDYIGLVIADICDKGVGAALFMPLIQSLIRIFSGQTSLDGLVLTGKFTVDDMIPSTEHHNLYTADHINALKAVELTNHYLAKNHGNLGMFATLFFGILDRKTGNLVYINAGHLPLFILKSRGGIKESLPPTGPAVGIQMGAEYKSHQVTLDPGDLLLGYTDGITDARSPQGESFSLESLLSILEQPATSATVLLERIIHRINAHRNQTDQFDDMTLLVVRRSFLSAPSENQEPSVASVSPH